In Scatophagus argus isolate fScaArg1 chromosome 3, fScaArg1.pri, whole genome shotgun sequence, one genomic interval encodes:
- the LOC124056636 gene encoding RING finger protein 208-like codes for MFINEELECAVCCYEYSRSRRIPRVLHCKHTFCAPCLEKLCKTDGIVCRVSCPLCRWITCTQASLTLSGALWVNTEIWDQITEEERDGSEEDLNNRQRQLISSTSYSRQSGFVPALQKLFSCVLLPAHGMGAC; via the exons ATGTTCATTAATGAGGAGCTCGAGTGTGCGGTGTGCTGCTATGAGTACTCACGCAGCAGGAGGATCCCCCGCGTCCTCCACTGCAAGCACACCTTCTGCGCTCCCTGCCTGGAGAAACTGTGCAAGACGGACGGCATCGTCTGCAGGGTCTCCTGCCCTCTGTGCCGCTGGATTACCTGCACCCAAGCCAGCCTGACCCTGTCCGGGGCCCTGTGGGTCAACACGGAGATATGGGACCAGATTACCGAGGAGGAGCGGGACGGGTCGGAGGAGGATTTGAATAACAGACAGAGGCAGCTCATCAGCTCCAC TTCTTACTCGAGACAGTCTGGTTTCGTGCCTGCTCTTCAAAAACTGTTCAGCTGCGTGCTGCTGCCGGCACACGGGATGGGCGCCTGTTGA